Within the Novosphingobium pentaromativorans US6-1 genome, the region CGCAGACGGGAAGACATATCCTTCGCGGCCGAGCATCTCGGCCAGGTCTGTGAGATAGCCTCTAACTTGCTTGGACAGCGGGACGGCATGCGCTCGGCGCGCTTTCATTTTACCGGCAGGGATCTTCCAGACCCCATTGACCAGGTCGATCTCATGCCATTCGGCGTGGCGGAGTTCGCCGGGGCGTACGAACACATGCGGCGCGATCTGCAAAGCAAACTTGGTCACCATGTAGCCAGTGAAGTCGTCGATTGCGCGCAGCAGCCCGCCTAGCTCGGTGGGCTCGAGGATAGCTGCATAATGCGTGGCTCTCGGCGTTACGAGAGCGCCCCTCAGCATACTGGTCGGATCGGATTTGCAGCGGGTGGTAGCGACACCGTAGCGAAACACGCGGCCTGCGAACGAGCGGCATTTCTTCGCAGTCTCGTGCTTACCAGTGGCTTCCAGTCGTTTGAGAGGAGCCAGGACTTCGAATGGCTCGATCTCGTCGATGGGTCTGTTCCCGATGGCAGGCGCAAGCTTGTCGAGGAAATAATTGGCCTTGACGATCGTGCCATCGGCGCGGCCATTCTGGACCATCATCTGTTCAATATACTCACGTGCGACTGCCTCGAACGTCTGTGCAGAAAGGAACTCCGCGCGGATCTTCCGCTTCCGCTTCTCAAAAGCCGGGTCGCCGCCAGAAGCAACAGCTCGTCGTGCTTCATAGGCTGCGTCTCGCGCTTGCTTGAGGCTGATGTCGGGATAGCTGCCGATGCAGAGCTTCTTTTGCGCGCCGCCGATCCGGTATCGGAATCGCCAAAGTTTGCCGCCGGTCGGCGTGACCTCAACATATAGGCCGCGCTCATCGGTTACCTTGTACGGCTTATCCTTGGGCTTGAGAGCGCGGAGGCGAGTATCTGTCAGCGGCATGTGGGGGCCTTTTCATCTGGGCCTTTGCGAAACGGCCTCAAAAGGCCCACAAAAGTGTCTGGAACCCCCGAGAACAGGCGGGACGATCCGGAACGATCCAAGGGCCAAATCCCTAGGATTTCTGCGGGTTTTATAGATTATTTGGGAGAACGTGAGAAGAACAAATGGTGCCCAGAAGAGGACTCGAACCTCCACGCCCTTGCGAGCGCCGCCACCTGAAGACGGTGCGTCTACCAATTCCGCCATCTGGGCACGGGCGGGGTGCCGCGTTGCGATCCCCGCTAGGTAGGAGCGCGCCACTACGGGCTGGCCGGGAGCTTGTCAACGCCCTTTGCTCCACAAATGTCATTTGTTTTTCACTTCCTGCCGGATCGGCTGGGCGAACAAGAGCGTTTGGCCGGTTGCCCCGGCGGGGGGCTTATGCCAATGGCAAAAATCATGCGTAGCGACGCGGGTCCTCCCAATTCCCCGCGCGGCATTCGAAGGACGAAAAACCTGACCATGAGCCAACGCCCCACCAATTCTCTTGCCGGTAAGATCGTGACTGTCCTTGGAGGCAGCGGATTTGTCGGCCGTCACCTCGCCCAGGAACTGCTGAGCCGCGGCGCGCGCCTGCGCATTGCGAGCCGCAATCCGCAGAAAGCCTATGCGATCAAGCCTCTGGGCAACCTCGG harbors:
- a CDS encoding tyrosine-type recombinase/integrase, yielding MPLTDTRLRALKPKDKPYKVTDERGLYVEVTPTGGKLWRFRYRIGGAQKKLCIGSYPDISLKQARDAAYEARRAVASGGDPAFEKRKRKIRAEFLSAQTFEAVAREYIEQMMVQNGRADGTIVKANYFLDKLAPAIGNRPIDEIEPFEVLAPLKRLEATGKHETAKKCRSFAGRVFRYGVATTRCKSDPTSMLRGALVTPRATHYAAILEPTELGGLLRAIDDFTGYMVTKFALQIAPHVFVRPGELRHAEWHEIDLVNGVWKIPAGKMKARRAHAVPLSKQVRGYLTDLAEMLGREGYVFPSARSSKRPMSENTLNAAFRRMGYSKEEVTAHGLRATASTFLNESGLWNPDAIERALAHGDSNVVRGIYHRGKHWDERVRMAQWWSDYLDELRTGGKVIMGKFAKG